A window of Christiangramia forsetii KT0803 contains these coding sequences:
- a CDS encoding barstar family protein — protein MKFKISKPENNWYSIKIEDESFQWELYASGIPENPITILCENLILTINGLETSTRFNLEPEEFILVLKKHKNQYNLEIFCPKKGGSIFSKSGKFEKIILPIYRGIKNLTSSNNSSEEINYEKVKKLEDLIREKKLENKFQIDAYNIVDWKSFHKEFKNKLKFPNYYGKNMDAWIDCIDEISENSDVVIRIKNSRSLKNKNPEIFNSLIECSEFVNTRKIDQGEKNRVILDLE, from the coding sequence ATGAAATTTAAAATATCTAAACCCGAAAATAATTGGTATTCGATAAAAATTGAAGATGAAAGTTTTCAATGGGAATTATATGCTTCTGGTATTCCTGAAAACCCAATAACCATTCTCTGTGAAAACTTGATACTTACTATAAATGGCCTTGAAACATCAACCAGATTTAACTTAGAACCAGAAGAATTTATATTGGTTTTGAAAAAACATAAAAATCAATATAATTTGGAAATTTTTTGTCCGAAGAAGGGTGGTTCTATATTTTCAAAATCTGGAAAATTTGAGAAGATTATTTTGCCCATTTATCGAGGAATCAAAAACTTAACAAGTAGCAATAATTCTTCAGAAGAAATAAATTATGAAAAAGTAAAAAAATTAGAGGATTTAATTCGCGAAAAGAAATTAGAAAATAAATTTCAAATTGACGCCTATAATATTGTGGATTGGAAATCATTCCATAAGGAGTTTAAAAATAAGCTAAAATTTCCAAATTATTATGGCAAAAATATGGATGCTTGGATTGACTGCATCGATGAAATATCTGAAAATTCAGATGTCGTAATTAGAATAAAAAACAGCCGAAGTTTAAAGAATAAAAATCCTGAAATTTTTAACAGCTTGATAGAATGTTCAGAATTTGTAAATACAAGAAAAATTGATCAAGGGGAAAAGAACAGGGTAATTTTAGATTTAGAATAA